One Euphorbia lathyris chromosome 1, ddEupLath1.1, whole genome shotgun sequence DNA segment encodes these proteins:
- the LOC136226088 gene encoding 21 kDa protein-like, whose protein sequence is MAAFSSNYSLGKFLVILIGISSHLNSISAARNLNPKTNREFIRSSCSSTIYPQLCYSSLYIHATKINASPELLANAALNVTLLSAKSTSKSMLKLSHRHGMKPREVGAMQDCVEVLSDAVYELSNSINEMGKAKGSNFQLMINNIQTWVSAAMTDETTCTEGFSGQMMNGKLKTNVRRQIVKIAHLTSNALSLVNNYATLHGY, encoded by the coding sequence atggCAGCTTTTTCTTCCAATTATTCTTTAGGAAAATTCCTTGTTATTCTTATTGGCATCAGCTCCCACCTAAATTCCATATCAGCTGCTAGAAATCTTAACCCAAAAACAAACAGAGAGTTTATAAGATCATCTTGCAGTTCAACTATTTATCCACAACTTTGCTATAGTTCCCTCTATATCCATGCCACCAAAATCAATGCCAGCCCAGAACTTCTAGCCAATGCTGCCTTAAATGTAACATTATTGTCTGCTAAATCAACTTCGAAAAGTATGCTAAAACTCTCTCACAGGCATGGGATGAAACCAAGGGAAGTAGGAGCTATGCAAGACTGTGTAGAAGTGCTAAGTGACGCTGTATATGAGCTTTCTAACTCAATTAATGAAATGGGAAAGGCCAAAGGTTCCAATTTTCAGCTAATGATTAACAATATACAGACGTGGGTTAGTGCTGCCATGACAGATGAAACTACTTGCACTGAGGGCTTTTCCGGGCAGATGATGAATGGGAAATTGAAGACTAATGTTAGAAGACAAATTGTGAAAATTGCTCACTTGACTAGTAACGCTTTGTCCTTGGTCAATAATTATGCCACTCTTCATGGTTACTGA